One Argentina anserina chromosome 6, drPotAnse1.1, whole genome shotgun sequence genomic window, caccatcacctCCAACACCGACACCtccaacaacatcatctcCAACACCAACATAGGTTTGGTAGAGGGGATCGGTAGATGTAGTCTTTCTAAAGTCTCAATCTCAAAACCTAAAAGACCTCGTCcaaaaaatagtttttttaataaaacaattgtctattaaaaaaaatcttgaactaattttttttaggcCTTCAACTTTCGCGCTTcaaaacaaccggcccctcatatacccccgaccaattaacccTCCGTTGAGAAGATCCCGAAATAttacatacataggaaaaaatgtcacagaacacttagcatcagtgttcaattggggaacagatatcaaatgatgagataagacaggtacatagagcacattgtgaagttctattgtgggagtaatacgaatgGACCATTTCCTTAACACAGGgaaggcctcaccattagcattagtaacgtAGGGTATTGGTGGAggggacaatacggtaaaataagatttgccataagtcatatgatcagacgcaccagaatcaataatctatgtatcaaaactaacaaagttagaaatattgaaatccataccaatttgaccacgaccagctatggaGGCTGTAGGTGGTGCTCCTCCTGTTGTATggtgatcatgtccaaccacaccatagatatttGGTTCCTGAACTAATTGAATAGCTGCTCTCGCCTTGGGACGATAATGAGGCcacttaggcctaaggtgtggatacaacttccaacaggttgcacgagcatggttagtatcatgacaataagagcaaggagggcggggttgattcccgaagcctggtggtggttcTTGTTGATGAAGTGGAGCTGAAGTTGCTTGCGGAAAGGGTGGTGTTGGAGATCTAGCATGAACAGTAAGGCTGAAAACGACATCCGGTGCCTGAAGAAGACTTTCCTGCTAAGACTCATCCTTAtggatataggtgaaagcggtgaTTAGGCTAGGAGGTTCGGTCTTTCTGAACAATTCAcctttcgcactgttatgctttgcatcaagacctttcaggaaatagtgaactcgttcaagctccttctctttttggtaccaaacaatatcctcctgatttTGATCAGGCAAAGACGTTTCGCATCAATCTCAGCCTAAATATTcttcagtttggtgaaatagtgtgccaccggttgcccatcttgttgTATTGCCaaagcggtgcacattaactcatgaattTGTATGAAATCaaagtcattagtatataagcatTCCAGTGTCTCCCAAATTGCCTGCCCAGTGGCACATGCCTCTACCAGATAAACTATctcgtcattcatagctttccacaagacatacatgacaagaccatcgtCGTCATCCATTtattgtaggcaacaatatcatcaTGACTAGGAGTCGTAGTGACTCCGGTGACATGCCatatcttgtgcatgcctcgaagataaGCGGCCATAAGTcccttccatttacggaaattagtCTTGTTGAGTTTAACGcccccaaatgaaccactgtcagaacctTTGATAGATACTTCAAATGCCGGAACATCAGGGATCTGAGAACTCTATGCTTCATGTCCAGAACCCAAAAACAATTTAAAAATCAGGAATTATGCAGcaaaatcacaaaaaaaaaaactgataaaaAATATGTCTtcggtgcacttgcactgtctGTGGACCTGCACTGACAGCCAAGGCTGCTGAATCTGGGCCGGGCTGGGTCGGATCGGGTCGGATCTGGGCCGGGCCAGGTCAGGTAGTGCGGAGAGTAGCCGAAAGAGCCGAAAAAAACGGGCGGAGGAGCGACGTCGGagggcagcagcagcaacgcCGGAGGAAGAGAGCTACGACAACGTCAGAGACCGTCGGAGGGCAGCGGCAGTGCGGAGGAGTGACAGCAATGTCGGGGAGGGCAACGGTGACTTAGAGGCACAAACCGGAGCCGGACGGGAGGAGGCGGAGGGCAGCGGCGGCAACCGgctggaaaaaagaaaaaacctaGGAAAAAACATAGCaatataaggagagaagaaaaaaatggctctgatgccaagttaaattaaattactGTATATTTTCATACACGGATTGGCcctatatataatctaaaGACCATAAATCACGTCCTTGATTCACGCTAACATGTGATATGTCGAATGTTTGTGTTTTCATTGATTAGATTCATATGGTTTATACTCCTGCTGTTCTAGTAACTGCTTATGATCGATATGTCTAGTGTATGTGCTTTCTTTGAGTACATTCATATGGTTACTCCTGCTGTCCTGCAACATTTATACTACATTTCTGGATCCTGAACAATTTGCATTAGTGTCATTGTATGCTTGGAATGACCAACCCTTGAAACATATCAATAGAAGTTCCGGTCCGGGGATTCGGGGAAGCGAGATCTACTGTGGTAGAATTTTGTTTTAGCAGcatatttatatcaaaattgaaaaatatatgGTTTGACATGTAtgcgttatatatatatatatgtatttatcatatatacagtatatatatatatgcgtaTACAAACACACCACTACATGTTTAACTATCTTAGTAGTCCCCAAACTGTTGGCAATTGGGTAATGCATCAGAAATGAGGAACTTTTTTTGTTCTTCCAATCGACTGTGATCTTTCATCGTAGTTGTCCATTGACACAGGGGGTACAAAGAATGTAAATCATTGTGTGTACTTACAGACCCCTCTTGGCTCTTCATCAGTAGATGTTGTTGTGTTCTGCTTGTCATTGATGGGGAGTAATTTCCCAAGTTACCTTAACGAAGCACACAGAATACTTAAGCCACGGCGAtgttttattaaaattttgatcatattgcCTGAGTGATATCCTACTCCAACTGATGGAGTGATGGATTGTAATTCACAGTGGCTGGCTAATAACAGAAGTGAAGAGCAGATTTGATTCCAAAGAAGTTCACAAAAGCAGTATGTGATATGGGATTCATTTACCTCTATGGCAAAGGTATCTTTCTGGTTCTCTCATTTCCCTGGATTGGTTGATGGTAAAGTGTCTTTGTGCTGAATTCTGTGTTAGCTAACTGATGTGCATTATTGCAGGATTTATCTAATAAGATGTCTATATTGTTTTACTTGCAGAAAACAGGTTAGGTTTTGATTTTACTTCAATATTAACATATAGATGTTTCTGCTGAATATGGATAAAATTATTACCTCTTTATAGTTTATAACATGATATGTGCTTAATGTAATGCATAGATTTTGGTCAAAAGAATGTTAAATCATCAATTTGTGAGTCGGACTATAATTTGCTTCAGTATTTTGGAGATTATGTACATGTGAAACCACCTGTTGTAGGAGGAAACCAGAGACAGATAGTTACCTATTTTTTCTTACATCATCAGTTTCACAAGGAGCAAATTTCTACGGTAAATAAAAAAGCGAGGTGATGAGACGAACTAAATCGACGTTTTTGTCAACATTTGAAAACTGAGTAAGCAAAGCACACTATTCTCTGACAGAGACTCAACGCCTCTATGACTCTATCTACTTCCAGAACACATCAACTTCCACACGCGCAGAGGAAGACTTGTAGTCAAAATCCCAACTCAACTCTTTTTACTTCTTCTTGACCTTGTTTTTTTACCTCACATTCTCCACCACCTTCATCAATCCAATATCTCAACGGGAAAAACTTgagtacaaactagtatgtacgcgtgcatctaaactctcatttatttgcgcattttagaaatataaatacatgattttaaccgttcaaaagtttagtttattactaaagatcatttctgtaaaagatcaacataaacaaaaatcgtcttcatagtcgattgcatcaaacaaattgacggttgatcatgagactactaactttcaccataactgttcatttgtttgatgcaatcgacaaaACAAACGATTtctgtttatgttgatcttttacagaaatgatctttagtaataaactaaatttttgaacggttaaaatcatgtatttatatttccAAAGTGTccaaataaatgagaatttGAACttacgcgtacatactagtttgtacgcaagctTTTTCCTTTCTCAACTACCCCCTCCTCTCTCCTCTATTTGTTTTGGGGCCTCCCTTTCCTTAATCCACTCCACACTACCCCTGCTCTGCTTCCTCTACTGACAGAAGTTCTGAGCTTCCTTCCCATTTTTAAAACTCTGACTCTGTTGGTGGGTGCCTCTGGTTTTTTTATTCTCTGCCtcccaaagaaaggcacacaTTTGATTTGTGGGATCTGCAGCCGTGTTTTCAGGGCATGGGTCTGTTCTTTCAAACCTGCTACGCCATTCCCTTTTATTATGGACTATAAAAGGAGGTCGCTTATTTTAATGCTAATTTTGTTCCTTTAAGTAGTGTTTTTGCCATTTTTAAAGCTCCCTGCTTTCATTGAAATGTGATCATACCATAAAAGGGTGTGTGCAGTTTTGGGTAGTGGAAATAAATCTACTGAGTTGAGCTGAGTTTGGAGAGGAAAGTATGGGATCTGGTAATGGGGTTTATGTGGTTGgggagtttgatttggatgcCAAGTGGCTCACCGATCCAAAGCATCTGTTTGTTGGTCCCAGAATTAGGGAGGGTGCTCGTGCCAAAGTCTATGAAGGAAAGTAAGTCAACTTCAGTCTCTGTGTCTGTGTCTGTGTCTGGATTTCTCTCATTTTCTGTAAGTTCTGGAACTTATGATTGTAGTAAGAATTCTGTTTTTTTTGGGTCATAAAAAGGTTGGATTTTGATAAAGTTCTATGCCAAATTGGTTAAATTTCTGAAGTTATGATTGTGCTCAGAGCTCAGTTGTGGGTTCAGTTTTGTGGGGTTGATGAGTGGGGTTAGGAAAGAGTTAAAGATCTGAACTTTGCAATTTATCCCAGCTTTTGAAATTAAATTTATCCCAACTTTATTGTTCTGCAACTGCAATTATGGTCTTTTATGATGGTAAGTGTTGAATTACAATGATAGATTCTAACACAGTAGTTCTGGTTTTGTATGTTCAGatacaagaatcaaaatgttgCTGTGAAGATTGTCAATAGAGGAGAGACCCCGGAAGAGATTACCAAGAGAGAAGCACGGTTTGCAAGGGAGGTGGCTATGTTGTCCAGAGTGCAGCACAAAAATTTAGTGAAGGTTGTTGTCTAACTCTAAGTTTCAAGTATTTTGTTCACAATAAGACACGGTATATGTTTGCATGTTTGATGGGGTTTCTTCATTTTGTGTCTCACCAGTTCATTGGTGCCTGCAATGAATCTGTCATGGTCATAGTGACTGAGCTTCTTTTGGGTGGGACTTTGCGCAAATTCTTGTTCAGTATGCGTCCAAGGTGCTTGGACAAGCCTGTGGCAGTTGGATTTGCACTTGACATTGCTCGTGCTATGGAGTGCTTGCACTCCCATGGAATTATTCACCGGGACCTGAAACCTGGTACAGATTTACTTGTATAATTTATGAAGACTTGGTTGTTTTGGATATTGcttgaactagaaagttgctGTGTGAGTAGATTAGTTGACTGCACCGGTTAATACTTAGGGAATGGTGGAATACAGAAAACTGAACGATCATAGTATTAAGCACTAGAGGTAGCTGATATTCTGGTAGTAAAAACATGATCACAGGCTTGTTTACTAAATCACTTCATGATCAGTAATACTGTACCATTAGCTTTTTTGTTTCTCTGATTTGTTTGTTAATCTCCAACTTTTCTGGAATATTGGTTGTGTTGGGCATAAATGTATGTAACAAAAAAGTTAATGCAAACCAACTTTAGTATCTGAATTCTGAAGACAGGGTCGTTTCAGATCTCACATATTAGTACTATCCTTTTTGCAGAGAACTTGATTTTGACTGCAGACCATAAAACAGTTAAACTTGCGGATTTTGGCTTAGCAAGAGAAGAGTCATTAACAGAAATGATGACTGCTGAAACTGGGACATACAGGTGGATGGCGCCTGAGGTACTGTCTGCGGattcaaaaattaaatttattaatgATATGTCTTGTGAGTGGCCTTTTATATCAGAAGACTGATCATGTTTGGTGTTGGTGTTAGCTTTATAGCACAGTTACACTAAGACATGGAGAGAAGAAGCATTACAATCATAAGGTGGATGCTTACAGCTTTGCAATTGTATTATGGGAACTCATTCATAATAAGGTGCCATTTGAAGGCATGTCGAACCTGCAAGCAGCATATGCAGCTGCTTTTAAGGTACCAAAATAGTCATATTCACAACTAACTGATCAAGTGTCTTCTTTGGCATCAAAATCTAAGGTTGTAAACATTGTTTCAGAACGTGAGGCCAAGTGCTGAAGATCTTCCAGAGGATTTGGCTTTGATAGTGACCTCATGTTGGAAAGAGGATCCAAATGATCGCCCCGACTTCAGCCAAATTATACAGATGCTACTGCATTATCTATCTACAATTTCACCGTCAAAACCCGCAATCCCCCAACGGATATTCAAATCTGATAATGCTGTACTACCACCAGAGTCCCCCGGTACTAGTTCTCTGATGGCTGCACACAATGAACCGGGCGAAACACCTAAAGTAGACATGCAAGAGAACTCTAAAGGTTTCTTCTTTTGCTTCAACCAATGTTGTTGATACTTGATACTCATCTAGGCTACTAGTCTTAAAATACTGTGGAATTGGGACAGTTATCTTAACCTTAGTTTGGTCTGATGGAGATCAACTCGATAGAAATTTAGAATTCTGGAGTTGGTGGGTTGCTGTGATGTAATTACGTTGTAAAAATAAGGTTCATCCGAAAACCTTTTGCTCCTGTTCAAGATAACCCCTTTGACCATGTCATGATCTGTAGCAATTTAGCAATTGATTGTAACACAATAATGTATCAGGAAGtgttttcttcttaaaaatcAAATGGATATGCTATTAAACTTTTTCAAATCAAATTGAAAACCATAAGGATTCAATGCAGCAAAAAGTTACTGGGGATCGAACCCAGGTCACCGGCGTGACAGGCCGGAATACTTATCACTATGCTAAAACGACTTGTTAGTCAAAACTTGTTGTATTGACATTTTTGACtgatatgtgataaataaatcaggcgtccaactagcctctgataacgaagTTTTTCAGTAGGTACTTGATCTGAATATTATGCTAACCGATGGATCTGCTtaaataggagtatcaatgggagtgcaatccagcaTACCGGTCTCCGTTAGTATATCGAGGATGTACTTcttctgacacagatagataccatcacttccctgACTACCTTGTATATTACTTGGAGAGCAAGTAGCTTATGACAATTCTCATTCCTAAAATGGCACTGACGTGATTATCGAAGCTTCAGAAGCCTCAGCCTCGTTTTCCGAACCAATGGCCCCCAAAGACCCAAAGGTCCGTCAACTGGGTCCCACTATAGTCTCCTCCAGTCTCCGGAACAGTTACATCATAACGGTTAACGACCAACCACCGCGTCATTCAACTAATTCCTGAGGGGCAAAGACGTCACTCTATGAAAACATTTCCACATATACCTTGGAGAACAAGTAGCCCTCACCTGGAATTTACCATAATAACACTGGCCCGCGTCCCGACGCCCGACAAGCCTTAGCCCACGTCCACCCGAACCTAAGCCTAGTGAAAAGATACCAATACCCGAGCCTAGTTTGGAACCGGGTTTCTTCCCGCTCAGACAGACCCGGTCTTCCCCCACTTTAACTTAGTTCAGTGTAGAAAGGGGTTGAGCTTCTAAGACACactacacttttttttttcttttctattttagtCCTTCTCCGAAGtggcttcttcttctcaacTTCTGGTCTTCTACTTCGGAGCTATGGCGAGGTGAGAAACCTTAAAACAGCTTTGTGTTTTTGGACATATCAAACTAACGAAATCTAAATTTTAAGGAGGtcgtggtttttttttttggggagAAAGATTTTGTGCTTGGTGATTGAGAACTGATGCAGTTCAGAGACCCTATCTTCAATGTAAATTTTGGATTTTGGTTTCTGGGTTTGATTGAGACTGAAAGGTTGGAGCTTTTGAATGGGTTAATGGATTTGGGAGTTTGGATGatcaaaaatagaaactttttCCCTCTTATTGGTGTTTTGGGAGCTTCTTTACCCATTTGAGGTTTATACTTTTTGAAGATTGGTGTTGAAAGCGTCTTAGTGAATCAAAAGCTTCATGAAGTACTTTCTTATAGATTCAATGTCAGGGGGTTCCTCTGTTTGTCTTAACTACTTTGCATTGTAGCTAGAATTGGTTGGGGATTTGATCAGGTTTTTCAGGCTGATAGAGTTTAGATTTATTTTTAGGACTTGGCTGATCAACTTCAGAGGATTTCACTAGCTTATCAAACCAAAGATTCTGActttttgtaattttcatCGCCTTGAATGCTTGGATTTGAGCTGGGATTTTGGGTCTTAATTTGGGTGTGATAAGAAAGATAATGTGGgctttcattttcaatttttcttgtAGGTTTCTCTGAAAAACCCATTTCAGCTTTCTCCTTTTGACTTCTGCAATGTTGGCTTCATTTTGTTTCAATTGGAATTGATTGCGTTGGGGGGTTTCTATTAAAGTTTTCGATGTTTTCAAAGattgttttaattttctttcaatGTGGTTTCTCTGTTAGTTAATTATCTAATTAATGAAAGGTGTGGTACAATTGAAACTGAGGCTAATGCAGTATATAATCGTTGCAGGACTTGGCTGATGAACAGCCGAGGAATCGCAAACAAAGTCAAAAACTGTGCTTCTCCTATCCAAGATTGTGAGGCGAGTCGGGAATGCCCAAAGTGCCGTTATGTTATCAGCAACGAAGATGTAAGCAAATTTTGAGTTCAGATCATGTTATTTTGATTGAGTTCTATATATGTTCTTTTGCATTGAATTTAAAGTCTGTATCAAAATAAGCTTGATAGAGAGGTGTTTATAATAAACTTGTTCAGCCCCTTAATAGTATAATTCTTGGAACTCTATTGTAGGTTTCACCAAAGTGGCCTGGCTTTCCGACTGGGGTGAAGTTTGATCCACATGATGCTGAACTCATAGAGCATTTAGCTGCGAAAATTGGTGTTGGCGACTCAAAacctcacatgttcatacatGAGTTCATCCCAACTCTTGATTCAGACTCCGGCATTTGCTACACTCATCCTGAAAACCTTCCTGGTAAGGAGCTTATGAAAACTTCATTCCTATTCTCATATGACTTTAATGATTCCAGGCATTGATCTTTGCTTTGGTGCATGTACTACTGATATGAGTGGACTACAGAACTACCATTCCTCTCTTTTTGTATATAATGATAATTGATAAATTATAGTTGTATGCAGTATGCTTCTTCGTTTTTGCTCATAAAGCTAAACTTAGGTTCATTTTACTTGGTTCAGGTGCTAAGAAAGATGGAAGTAGCTTCCATTTATTTCATAAAATATCTAATGCTTATGCAACCGGTCAGCGGAAGCGTCGCAAGATTGACAATGAACAGGGCTTGGCTGCACAGGTTGTTCGTTGGCACAAGACCGGCAAGACCAAGGCCATAAGAACTGGAGTTCATCCAGGCTGGAAGAAGATCATGGTGCTTTATAAAAGTTCAAACAAAAGATCCAAAGAAGATAAGACTGACTGGGTGATGCATCAGTATCATTTGGGAAGTACGGAAGATGAGAAAGAAGGTGAATACGTGGTGTCTAAGATATTCTACCAACAACCTAAGGAGACCAACAAGAATGATCAGAATTTGGTCATTGAAAAATCTGAAAGCTACACTCTTCAAGGTTCTCCTCTAACCCCCATAACATGTCCTCCAACTACTCCTGCACCACAGGAATCCAGTTGGCGTGACGCTGATCCTGACGAATATATGCACAAATCTCCTGACAAGGTTgggattaattttttttctatatttgTATTGTGTTCAAGCTATTTATCTACtgagaaatctatttgatatGTTCATATATATGCCTATGACAATTAGAATTTTATGTATACTGCAATTACATCAAAAACTACTATAGGAAGAGAGGTCTTTATGATTCTATTCATCTATTCTGTGGTACAGGTAGCAGATTATGTCCCAGAAGTCTCTCAGTATGCCCAACTTAGGAAGTTCGAGGACACTGTGTCTTATGTTCCTCAACTTGATAGTCAGTATGATGACAATATTGGGCAACCTATTTGTTTGGCAGGCGAATCTCAAGTTGATGAATACTACAGTATACATTGTGTGGATGACGCCTTGTTATGCAAGGAGACATTTAATTCTTCCACTACTATAAATGATGGTCCAGTTCCAAATCCCATGTTAAACACTGACAGTGCTAATAATATCGGGGTGACTGGAAACAGAAACACACCATTGGGAATTAGTGACCTTGAGAACCTAGAGTTTGATAGTCAACCAGATTTCCAGCTAACTGTAAGCTTCATTTCCCTTTCTTTTCTGCTTATGAGATTTGTGAAATAAGGTAACTAATAGTAACATCGAAAATGCAGGGTTTACAGTATTGTTCCCAAGAGGATTCACTTGATTGGGTTGACTGGCTTCAATGAGCTTCGGGGAATGAAACTGAATTCCCAAATTTTGTGCAAACGGTGGTAAACATACAAGCTCGGTAGGCCTCAAGGCAGGTGACCATGAAGCTACAGTAAGAATTTGTAAGCTGTCTACTGCTGAGATCAGATTGATCAACCTCAATTGGCTAATGAGTGTATTAACTAATTTGACCATTAAGTTTAGTTGTTTGTATCAAGCTGTTTTTGCAAATGATGTATATACGCTTTGCTAATATGGCAGTAAAAAGCATCCCATAGGATTTTGGGGTACTAAAAAACCATTGTGGCAACCATTACATCATTGGCAATAGCAGATATGTGCCATATAAGTATTGTATTAAATTTGTATCCATATTTATCTTGAAACAATGGTATTCTATATTGTAATATATAACTTCGTGTATCTGATTTCATATTAAGTTACATTTTTCAGGAACCAACTACATCTGGTGTCTTCCCTCTAATGTATTGCATATTGTACTTCTACTTTTGTTTAGCTTAACTAAATGTAATCACGGTGAAACAACTATCAAGTAGAGTTTGTTGTGTTATCTCTATATTGTAATAGGAGGATGCTGTATTTTAGCAAGGCTCATAAAGCAAGACTCAAGAACAACATAATTGTGCTTTCATCTTTTCTCTATCCAATCCTTTTAGGAGAGGAGCTTACTCAATGATTTAGGATACCTATCAATCTTAGGAAAAGGCTTCCAAGTCGCAGTTGGTGACCGACTTTGTAACATATATACAAGTCACTGGGGTTTAATATCAGAACCTTCATCTTGTTTGTAGCTGAAGCAAAACTCCCTACAC contains:
- the LOC126798132 gene encoding serine/threonine-protein kinase STY13-like; the encoded protein is MGSGNGVYVVGEFDLDAKWLTDPKHLFVGPRIREGARAKVYEGKYKNQNVAVKIVNRGETPEEITKREARFAREVAMLSRVQHKNLVKFIGACNESVMVIVTELLLGGTLRKFLFSMRPRCLDKPVAVGFALDIARAMECLHSHGIIHRDLKPENLILTADHKTVKLADFGLAREESLTEMMTAETGTYRWMAPELYSTVTLRHGEKKHYNHKVDAYSFAIVLWELIHNKVPFEGMSNLQAAYAAAFKNVRPSAEDLPEDLALIVTSCWKEDPNDRPDFSQIIQMLLHYLSTISPSKPAIPQRIFKSDNAVLPPESPGTSSLMAAHNEPGETPKVDMQENSKGFFFCFNQCC
- the LOC126799843 gene encoding SUPPRESSOR OF GAMMA RESPONSE 1; translation: MARTWLMNSRGIANKVKNCASPIQDCEASRECPKCRYVISNEDVSPKWPGFPTGVKFDPHDAELIEHLAAKIGVGDSKPHMFIHEFIPTLDSDSGICYTHPENLPGAKKDGSSFHLFHKISNAYATGQRKRRKIDNEQGLAAQVVRWHKTGKTKAIRTGVHPGWKKIMVLYKSSNKRSKEDKTDWVMHQYHLGSTEDEKEGEYVVSKIFYQQPKETNKNDQNLVIEKSESYTLQGSPLTPITCPPTTPAPQESSWRDADPDEYMHKSPDKVADYVPEVSQYAQLRKFEDTVSYVPQLDSQYDDNIGQPICLAGESQVDEYYSIHCVDDALLCKETFNSSTTINDGPVPNPMLNTDSANNIGVTGNRNTPLGISDLENLEFDSQPDFQLTGLQYCSQEDSLDWVDWLQ